The following coding sequences are from one Pseudonocardia sp. EC080619-01 window:
- the guaA gene encoding glutamine-hydrolyzing GMP synthase: MQTPTVLVVDYGAQYAQLIARRVREADVYSEIVPASTPVSEIVDRAPAAVILSGGPASVYADGAPAVDPALFEAGIPVFGMCYGFQAMARALGGEVAHDGTREYGRTEIALSGTPGTLHGGLPATHPVWMSHGDSVTAAPAGFTVTASSDRVAVAAFEDTDRRLAGVQYHPEVGHSPHGQEVLRRFLHDVAGITPTWTTASIIDETVDAIRAQVGDGHAICGLSGGVDSAVAAALVQRAIGDRLTCVFVDHGLLRAGEREQVEKDFVAATGATLHTVDVADRFLDALAGVTDPEEKRKIIGREFIRVFEAATAEVVADHHVGFLVQGTLYPDVVESGGGDGTATIKSHHNVGGLPDDIEFALVEPLRALFKDEVRMVGAELGLPEVIVGRQPFPGPGLGIRIIGEVTHDRLETLRAADAIAREELTAAGLDQQIWQCPVVLLADVRSVGVQGDGRTYGHPIVLRPVSSEDAMTADWTRLPYEVLERISTRITNEVSEVNRVVLDVTSKPPGTIEWE, translated from the coding sequence GTGCAGACCCCGACCGTCCTCGTCGTCGACTACGGCGCCCAGTACGCGCAGCTGATCGCCCGCCGGGTGCGCGAGGCGGACGTGTACTCCGAGATCGTCCCCGCGTCGACGCCGGTGTCCGAGATCGTCGACCGCGCCCCCGCCGCCGTGATCCTCTCCGGCGGCCCGGCCAGCGTGTACGCGGACGGCGCCCCGGCCGTCGACCCGGCGCTCTTCGAGGCCGGCATCCCGGTCTTCGGCATGTGCTACGGCTTCCAGGCGATGGCCCGCGCGCTCGGCGGCGAGGTCGCGCACGACGGCACCCGGGAGTACGGCCGCACCGAGATCGCACTGTCGGGCACCCCCGGCACGCTGCACGGCGGGCTGCCGGCGACGCACCCGGTCTGGATGAGCCACGGCGACTCGGTGACCGCGGCGCCCGCCGGTTTCACGGTGACGGCGTCGTCGGACCGGGTCGCGGTCGCCGCGTTCGAGGACACCGACCGGCGCCTGGCCGGCGTCCAGTACCACCCGGAGGTCGGTCACTCCCCGCACGGGCAGGAGGTGCTGCGGCGGTTCCTGCACGACGTCGCCGGCATCACCCCGACCTGGACGACCGCGTCGATCATCGACGAGACCGTCGACGCGATCCGGGCGCAGGTCGGCGACGGCCACGCGATCTGCGGGCTGTCCGGCGGGGTGGACTCCGCTGTGGCGGCCGCGCTCGTCCAGCGCGCGATCGGGGACCGGCTGACCTGCGTGTTCGTCGACCACGGGCTGCTCCGTGCCGGTGAGCGTGAGCAGGTGGAGAAGGACTTCGTCGCCGCGACCGGGGCGACGCTGCACACCGTCGACGTCGCCGACCGGTTCCTCGACGCGCTCGCCGGGGTCACCGACCCCGAGGAGAAGCGCAAGATCATCGGCCGGGAGTTCATCCGGGTCTTCGAGGCCGCGACGGCCGAGGTCGTCGCCGACCACCACGTCGGCTTCCTGGTGCAGGGCACGCTCTACCCGGACGTCGTCGAGTCCGGCGGCGGCGACGGCACGGCCACGATCAAGAGCCACCACAACGTCGGCGGGCTGCCCGACGACATCGAGTTCGCCCTGGTCGAGCCGCTGCGGGCGCTCTTCAAGGACGAGGTCCGCATGGTCGGTGCCGAGCTGGGGCTGCCCGAGGTGATCGTCGGCAGGCAGCCGTTCCCCGGCCCCGGCCTGGGTATCCGCATCATCGGCGAGGTCACCCACGACCGGTTGGAGACGCTGCGGGCGGCCGACGCGATCGCCCGCGAGGAGCTGACCGCGGCCGGGCTGGACCAGCAGATCTGGCAGTGCCCGGTGGTGCTGCTCGCCGACGTCCGCAGCGTCGGCGTCCAGGGCGACGGCCGCACCTACGGCCACCCGATCGTCCTGCGTCCGGTGTCCAGCGAGGACGCGATGACCGCGGACTGGACCCGGCTGCCCTACGAGGTCCTCGAGCGGATCTCCACCCGGATCACCAACGAGGTGTCCGAGGTGAACCGGGTCGTGCTGGACGTGACGAGCAAGCCGCCGGGCACCATCGAGTGGGAGTGA
- a CDS encoding PspC domain-containing protein: protein MSGTQARTPGPRRAGAQGMDTLREMWESRPVRPRDDRKLAGVSSAIARRYDVDPTLVRIAFVVAAVTGPGLPLYLAGCAVLPDAGPPGAPPQRNAPASVLSITLLTIAGLLAIPLVTSAERLVATVVAVGLLVALHLTRGGRPAARTAATAATPAVPWAAAPGATGPTGAAHPAMPGDPERTPPSWDPLGVAPFAWDLPEPGPEPVPPPAPRSKLTPVTLAVALVVAGMVGVIVLAAPGVLPLSAVPGAALAVVGVGLLIGAFRRVGRWLIPFALVLALLTGLTSLVNGAFGPDGWAVRGGVGPIVEAPATAAQVAPEYRRGSGTIDLDLTRIDLTPAPGAEGPVRTRAEVGAGAITVRVPENADLVVRGSAGLGDVTIDGQSRTGENSDLAVTDPGPDGPGGRVLELDLRAEMGVVEVQRG from the coding sequence ATGAGCGGAACACAGGCCCGGACCCCGGGGCCACGCCGGGCGGGGGCGCAGGGCATGGACACCCTGCGGGAGATGTGGGAGTCCCGGCCGGTGCGGCCACGGGACGACCGGAAACTGGCGGGGGTCTCCTCCGCGATCGCCCGCCGCTACGACGTGGACCCGACGCTGGTGCGGATCGCGTTCGTCGTCGCCGCGGTGACCGGCCCGGGCCTGCCGCTCTACCTCGCGGGCTGCGCCGTCCTGCCGGACGCCGGCCCGCCGGGGGCGCCGCCGCAGCGGAACGCGCCGGCGTCGGTCCTCTCGATCACCCTGCTGACAATCGCGGGCCTGCTGGCGATCCCGCTCGTCACCTCGGCCGAGCGGCTGGTGGCCACGGTGGTCGCGGTGGGGCTCCTGGTGGCCCTGCACCTGACCCGCGGCGGACGGCCCGCGGCCCGGACGGCGGCCACCGCCGCCACCCCGGCCGTCCCGTGGGCGGCGGCGCCGGGCGCCACGGGCCCCACCGGCGCGGCGCACCCGGCGATGCCGGGAGACCCGGAGCGCACGCCGCCGTCGTGGGACCCGCTCGGAGTCGCACCGTTCGCCTGGGACCTGCCCGAGCCGGGCCCCGAGCCGGTGCCCCCGCCCGCGCCGCGCTCGAAGCTGACGCCGGTCACGCTGGCCGTCGCACTCGTCGTCGCCGGGATGGTGGGGGTGATCGTGCTGGCCGCACCGGGCGTGCTGCCGCTGTCCGCGGTGCCGGGGGCGGCGCTCGCCGTCGTCGGGGTCGGGCTGCTGATCGGCGCGTTCCGGCGGGTGGGGCGCTGGCTGATCCCGTTCGCACTGGTGCTGGCCCTGCTGACCGGCCTGACCTCGCTGGTGAACGGCGCGTTCGGCCCGGACGGCTGGGCGGTCCGCGGCGGCGTCGGCCCGATCGTGGAGGCCCCTGCGACGGCGGCACAGGTCGCGCCCGAGTACCGGCGCGGCTCCGGGACCATCGACCTCGACCTCACCCGGATCGACCTGACCCCGGCGCCCGGGGCCGAGGGCCCGGTCCGCACCCGCGCCGAGGTCGGCGCCGGCGCGATCACCGTGCGGGTACCCGAGAACGCCGATCTCGTCGTCCGCGGATCGGCCGGGCTCGGCGACGTGACGATCGACGGTCAGTCCCGGACCGGGGAGAACTCGGACCTGGCCGTCACCGACCCCGGGCCGGACGGCCCCGGCGGGCGGGTACTGGAACTCGACCTGCGGGCCGAGATGGGGGTCGTGGAGGTGCAGCGTGGCTGA
- a CDS encoding PspC domain-containing protein: MSGEERTEPAPVGDRTTARVAASAAPAAPLTRRRSGRMLGGVAGGVADHLGVDVRWVRAAFVLLTFLGWAGVLAYGLLWVFVRQEVSAAERTVTRSERLQAAGLLTLGLGLSLVAATSGSVIGWIAGPLGLATVGAAVVWREADEAQRRRWARDARTRVVGGRAALVRSLLGAALVLTGLMAFLLGNLDLGQVRFGILAALATLLGVAVLTVPWWVRLVRDLGEERRARAVEAERTEIAAHLHDSVLQTLALIQRQAGDSREVQRLARGQERELRAWLYGPGGRATGGAGVPPSEAAETTLSAAITRVAGEVEDTYAVAVGPVLVGDAELDGDLRALVLAAREAMVNAAKHSGTAEVDVYVEVEPASDEGPGVAEVFVRDRGKGFDPDAVDGDRHGLADSVHARMRRHGGTVRIRTGAGEGTEVRLTMPLEREGTA; the protein is encoded by the coding sequence GTGTCCGGGGAGGAGCGGACGGAGCCGGCCCCGGTGGGGGACCGCACGACCGCGCGGGTCGCCGCGTCCGCCGCCCCCGCCGCGCCGCTCACCCGGCGCCGGTCCGGCCGGATGCTGGGCGGCGTCGCGGGTGGCGTCGCCGACCATCTCGGCGTCGACGTGCGCTGGGTGCGTGCGGCGTTCGTCCTGCTGACGTTCCTGGGCTGGGCGGGCGTACTGGCGTACGGCCTGCTGTGGGTGTTCGTCCGGCAGGAGGTCTCCGCGGCCGAGCGGACGGTGACCCGTTCCGAACGGCTGCAGGCGGCCGGGCTGCTCACCCTCGGCCTGGGGCTGTCGCTGGTCGCGGCCACGTCCGGCTCGGTGATCGGATGGATCGCCGGCCCGCTGGGGCTGGCGACGGTCGGTGCGGCCGTCGTCTGGCGGGAGGCGGACGAGGCGCAGCGCCGTCGCTGGGCGCGGGACGCGCGCACCCGCGTCGTCGGGGGCCGGGCCGCGCTGGTGCGGTCGCTGCTCGGGGCCGCCCTCGTCCTGACCGGGCTGATGGCGTTCCTGCTGGGGAACCTGGACCTCGGCCAGGTGCGGTTCGGCATCCTGGCCGCGCTGGCGACCCTGCTCGGCGTCGCGGTGCTGACCGTGCCGTGGTGGGTGCGGCTGGTGCGCGATCTCGGCGAGGAACGGCGGGCCCGTGCGGTCGAGGCGGAGCGGACCGAGATCGCCGCGCACCTGCACGACTCGGTGCTGCAGACCCTCGCGCTGATCCAGCGCCAGGCGGGCGACTCCCGCGAGGTGCAGCGGCTGGCCCGCGGGCAGGAGCGCGAGCTGCGGGCGTGGCTGTACGGGCCCGGCGGGCGTGCCACCGGCGGCGCCGGGGTGCCGCCCTCGGAGGCGGCGGAGACGACGCTGTCCGCGGCGATCACCCGCGTGGCGGGGGAGGTCGAGGACACCTATGCGGTCGCCGTCGGGCCGGTGCTGGTCGGCGACGCCGAGCTCGACGGCGACCTGCGCGCCCTGGTGCTCGCGGCGCGGGAGGCGATGGTGAACGCGGCCAAGCACTCCGGGACGGCGGAGGTGGACGTCTACGTCGAGGTCGAACCGGCCTCCGACGAGGGCCCCGGCGTCGCGGAGGTGTTCGTCCGCGACCGCGGGAAGGGCTTCGACCCGGACGCGGTCGACGGCGACCGGCACGGCCTCGCCGACTCGGTGCACGCCCGGATGCGCCGGCACGGCGGTACGGTCCGGATCCGCACCGGTGCGGGCGAGGGCACGGAGGTGCGGCTGACGATGCCGCTGGAACGGGAGGGGACGGCATGA
- a CDS encoding response regulator transcription factor: MSSAEADGPIRVYLVDDHALFRSGVRAELDRGDGRSPAVEVIGEAGSVDEAVAGVAHLDPDVVLLDVHLPGGGGAEILRRTRAAGTESVFLALSVSDAAEDVISVIRSGARGYVTKTISGRDLADAVRRVRVGDAVFSPRLAGFVLDAFSDRPGAAPPVDPEVDQLTKRERDVLRLLARGYAYKEIAGELFISVKTVETHVSSVLRKTQTSNRHELSRWASDRRLV; the protein is encoded by the coding sequence ATGAGCTCCGCGGAGGCCGACGGGCCGATCCGGGTCTACCTGGTCGACGATCACGCGTTGTTCCGGTCGGGGGTGCGCGCCGAGCTGGATCGCGGCGACGGCCGGTCGCCCGCCGTCGAGGTGATCGGCGAGGCGGGATCGGTGGACGAGGCCGTCGCCGGTGTCGCGCACCTGGATCCGGACGTCGTGCTGCTGGACGTGCACCTGCCCGGTGGCGGGGGCGCCGAGATCCTGCGCCGCACCCGGGCGGCGGGGACGGAGTCGGTGTTCCTCGCGCTGTCGGTGTCCGACGCGGCGGAGGACGTCATCAGCGTCATCCGGTCCGGGGCCCGTGGCTACGTCACCAAGACGATCTCGGGGCGCGATCTGGCGGACGCGGTGCGCCGGGTGCGGGTCGGCGACGCGGTGTTCTCCCCGCGGCTGGCCGGGTTCGTGCTCGACGCGTTCTCCGACCGTCCGGGGGCGGCGCCGCCGGTGGACCCGGAGGTGGACCAGCTGACGAAGCGTGAGCGCGACGTGCTGCGGCTGCTGGCGCGCGGCTACGCCTACAAGGAGATCGCCGGGGAGCTGTTCATCTCGGTGAAGACGGTGGAGACCCACGTGTCGAGCGTGCTGCGGAAGACGCAGACGTCGAACCGGCACGAGCTGTCCCGCTGGGCTTCCGACAGGAGGCTCGTGTAG
- a CDS encoding chorismate mutase, with protein sequence MTEPAVSHAPSGDSVPTGADSEIDDLRKEIDRLDSEILDAVLRRTEVSKRIGAARMAAGGPRIVYSREMAVLDRFHELGPEGRELALMLLRLGRGRLGGR encoded by the coding sequence GTGACCGAACCCGCCGTTTCCCACGCGCCGAGCGGGGACTCCGTCCCCACCGGCGCCGACTCCGAGATCGACGACCTCCGCAAGGAGATCGACCGCCTCGACTCCGAGATCCTCGACGCCGTCCTGCGCCGCACGGAGGTGTCGAAGCGGATCGGCGCCGCGCGGATGGCCGCGGGCGGGCCGCGGATCGTCTACAGCCGCGAGATGGCGGTGCTGGACCGGTTCCACGAGCTGGGCCCGGAGGGCCGGGAGCTCGCACTGATGCTGCTGCGGCTCGGCCGGGGGCGACTCGGCGGTCGCTGA